The genomic DNA TTCTTCGGCGATCCTGTTCGGCAGGCCGGTGTTCACACCGACCAGTGTGTTATCCGCTTCGACGATCTGCAGCGTATGGGCATATTTCCGGTGAGGGGCATCCGAAACACTCAGCCAGACGCGAGAACCTGGAGCGGTCAATCCGAGCATGGAGCCGGTATTGGGCACGGAAGCAGTGATGAAGCGCCCATCGTCAAGTGTGACGTCGGCCAGAAATCTTTTGTAGCGGCGTTCCAGCCTGCCGGTAACCAAAGGTGTTTGAAAAATCATGCGTCGATTTAGAGTAGTTCGCCGCGTGCGCGAAAGGCTTTTCTGATTGCGTTGCGAAATTAGTCAGTGAACGAGAGCAGTTGGCCTAGAACAGCGCCTTAACGACGTCGGCCCAGCTCATATCCGCACCGAGAACCATTGCGGCTGCAACGAGGCCGGCGCCGAGAAAGGTGAGGGTGGTTCTTGTTTCGCTTGTCATTATTCTTCCCCATCAAATCACTTGTTCGAAGTTGGGAAGAATTTCGCGGGAGAATTTGCCCGGATTGTGATGCGATAATGGCTATTCCGGGCAATTTGCGGGCTTTTTACAGATAGGGTAAACGCCCCCCGCTTTTGTTACTGTTTTACCCAATTGAAGACGAGTTCCTCGCGGAAAGCGAAGCGGACGACGTGACTTGCCACGACCTCTTCGAGGCGGGCGAGGTTTTCTTCCGAGGTTTCAACCGTTGTGGTCAGTTTTTCCGCATCGGCATCGAGAATCACGAGACGATTCTCG from Brucella anthropi ATCC 49188 includes the following:
- a CDS encoding DUF2218 domain-containing protein: MSKATAIVPTAHASRYLQQLCKHWAHKFAVEFTPEHGTIDLGENRLVILDADAEKLTTTVETSEENLARLEEVVASHVVRFAFREELVFNWVKQ